TTGGCTTTAGCTATTCTTTCTTCCCTTATTCTTAGAATCTCTTCATAATCAGGCTCTTTAAGGGGATCTAAATAAGTTCAGCTGGCATCTAAATTCTTCCTATTCTCAACTATTAATTCCCTAAATTTGTTAAGTTCTAGTTCCTCTTTAAATGTGATGTGAGAGGAAGAATTTATTTTGGAATTAGGAGACTTAAATTGAAGGGAAGATCTTTGAAATTTAAAAAATAATTGACTATCTAAAGAGTTTTTATATATTGACTCTGAAATATCTTCCTTTGGTTTCTTGGGGAATAACCTACTAGTAGTCCCTTTAACTTTGGAAACAAATGAAGACATCTAATTTCCTGCAGCCTTTAGAGATAACATCTTTTCTCTTATTTCTTGTTCCCAAGAAGTAAAGCTATGAATTAACAAATTCTTATTTCCCTTCAGATCATTTACTTTTTCTTTTAGTTCTCCAAGTAGCACAGATCACTTAGTTGGAGTCTTTGAGAACAGAATATTAATTAAGTTTTTCTTCTTTTTAACAGAAGAATCCTCATGATCTCCATCTAGATTTGCCATTTTCATAATTATTTCTGTTAATTTTGTATGTTTGGCCAATAATATATTGACTAATTCATAAATTCTTTCCTTGCAAAGATTAAAAAAATCTTCTCTAGCCAACAAACTCTTGAATTTAACTTCTTGAGAAGTTAAGTTGTCACTTAACTGAACGGAAGAAAGATTATCGTCTGGTAAACTTTTTAGTCCTGCTATAAAGTTACTAATTTTTTCATCATGAATAGCCTTTTCGAGAGACAAGTGATAGACTTCTTTGAAAAGATCAAAACACTTCTTTTTTGAGTCTAAGATGTCTTGAATAATATCTTTTCTAAGTCTTAAGAAAAGATAATAACAAGCTACAGCAATAACTAGTAAAACTATTACGAAACTCGTATAAGCTAATCAACTTAAATCAGACAACTTAGATAGACTCCTTTCTCTCTAATTAAAGATTATTTAATTGAGCTCTTTCCACATTCTGATTTCTCAACTGTATGTAAATTACATAAGCTATTAAGGAATAACCCCTCATATTTTTTTACCAGAACTATATTATTTTTTAATTCTTCTAATTTTTTATTTTTTGCGTGTATATCTGAAACTAATTTATTAAGTTGATTAGTTGATTCTTGTATAGCCTTTTGAATAGCTTGCACAGAACTATTTACAAATTCTTTTTTAGATAAAATACTTGCCAAAGTCAATTCTAGAGCAACTCTTTTTCCCCAATTAATAGCTTTTTGACCAGCAAATTTTGCCTGTTCCAATAACTTATTTCTAGAAAAGCTGGCAACAGATTCACTCAATTTCTCTAACTCTTCTTTAATCTGCTTAAGTTGTTCTTTCACGGCTTCGCCCCCCCCGAAGAGCCTGATGATGAAGCTTCTTGAGATACAGCTTCCACTTGCGGTCCTCCTATCCCCTTAAGACTTATCAAATTTAATAGAGGCCGAAGTCACCCTTTAGTATTACAATTATCAATCTCTTGACCTTTTTCATCTTCCAAAAGGCAAATAATCTTTTGGAATTCCTTATCTCAATTATGCAATCCTATATTCAATTGACTAATGATACTACTGTAATGAGTTAAGAGTTTCAATTCTTTTTGAACTTCTAGAGATTTAGAAATAGTCTCTCCCTCTTCTTTTGTTAATTTAGTCAAGTTCTCCAATTGTTCTTTCAGCTCCTTATATTTACTTTCTATTGTTGTTTCAGTTTTGAATAAATTATTGAAGAGTTCAATAATTTTTTGAAAATTAATTTTTTTTAAATAATCTAGTCACTTTAAAGCTTCGATATATTTAACTTTTGATTTGGATAGTTTTGTACTAATTTCTTGTTCAGTTTTCTCAAGCTCTCCTAGATTAATACTTCAATTAGAAGTATCTCCTTCTAATAAAAAATCATTTATCCCCAAAACTACTGGAACAACAATTCCGCCTATGCTACCAACAGCTAAAGTTCCTAAAGCGACATTTACTAATTTAGCAAATGTAAACATCTAACTGTTTAATTGCGCTTATTAATTTATTTAATACGGCGCTAAAGAAACAAATAAAGTTCGATTTTGTATTTGTTAATTTATAGATAGTCCTAAATATGAATGAAAAATTTAACTCTCTAATTAAAAAATAATTAATTATCTTTGGGTGATTCCTTTAAGGTCCCCGTAGCATCTATATTTCTGTGTTGAAAGTTGCTATCTAATCCAAAACCTACCAACCATTCATCTGAAACCGAACTTCCTGAAAAGTCAGCATCTCCATAAATATTTTTTTCATTTGGTTTCTTAAATAACACACAAACTTTAAAGTCAATGGCCTTAGTCTTCTTTCTAGCCTGCTCAATAAACTTCGTAACTGTTAATCCTATATTCAAGATGTCATCAAAAACCAAAACTCTGTTTCCATCGTATTTATAGTTATCGAAATTAACATCTATTTCCTTTGTTGCATCTCCGCTAACTTCAGAACCATAAAGGGAGATCTTATATGTCACCAAATAAAGAGGGAAATTGAATAAGGGGATAATTTTTCCAAGAAGTACAATTGCTCCTTCGGTAAAACCTACACAACAAACAGGATTTTTTGAATCCCTATATTCATTATTAATTTGTTGTGCCAATCTGTAAATCATATTTTCCATCTCTGGAGCTTCAAAGAATATTTTTCCCAACACTTCTCTCTTCTTTTCTTTGTCAAATATTCTGCTAAATAAACTGTTTATAGCTGCCTCAATTTGACCTTGATTGACCCCAGAAACCTCTTTTTCTATATCTTTTTCTCTTAACTTAATTGACTGCAAAATTCTAATGGTTCCCGAGAAAGCATTGTTTGTTTGAATAAAAAGACTGGAATAAGTATCGAAGTCAACATCAAAATTTTGATGATTAAAAGAAATTACTGAATCTGCAGAACTTTGAATTTGATTGACTAATTCATTATCAAAAGAATCTAATTGCCCTTTCGAATGAAGATGTTTTACGTAATTAATCATTCCCTTGGAGAGGCGAGACAAATCTTTGGCGCTCGCAACAAATCCATTTTGATTTGAAGAGGCAAAAGTTGAGACATTAAACAACTCAAGTTTTTTTGCAATGAAATCAAGTTGATTTAAGGAATAATCTTCTATGAAATGAGATAAATCACTTCCAGCATTAACAATTTCTAGATATCTTCTTGAAAGAATAAATTTTTCAAGAATATCAGAAAGAGTGTTGTAAAACAATGAAAATTGGTAACCAACAGTTGTAACTTTTCCATTCAACTTTTGTAATACATTCTTATGTTGGAGTGCCATATCTCTAACAACATTTCTATATTGGTAGTAACTTCTTAAAGTGACAGAGTTATTTTCTTTAACTACCAGAGACTGAGAAAGGTGAAATGCAAAACTTTCAGGAATTTTTGAAAGGATATCACTTGCCTTACCAGACAATGCATACCTGATACTAGTTTTGAAATTTTCAAAAGAAGATTCTGGAATTTCAGAAGAAAAGGTTTTCAGCTGATTAACAGTAGTATTGTAATCGTGATCGTCAATTTGTTGATTTACTCTGGCCCAATCTAAATGAGCCTCAAAGATATTAACCCAATGACGACTGGTTACTCCAATAGCTAAAGGAGAAGTAAATTGCACGATAACTACGTCCTCTTTCTTGAATACTTTTGAGATTTTATTTATTGATTTAAAGGGATATTTATTTATAAAGAACTACATTTTTGATGGCAAAAAATAACTCTTTAATATTGTTTAAGTGAAATTTCAATAATAAAGAAAAGAGTGTTTTTAACCTACTTTTCTTTAAAATTTTTAATTTCAAATATTTAAATATTTATTGAGGGAATGTATCTAAGTAGTATTTAATGTCATTTTTTAAA
Above is a window of Mycoplasma ovis str. Michigan DNA encoding:
- a CDS encoding phosphoribosyltransferase family protein is translated as MQFTSPLAIGVTSRHWVNIFEAHLDWARVNQQIDDHDYNTTVNQLKTFSSEIPESSFENFKTSIRYALSGKASDILSKIPESFAFHLSQSLVVKENNSVTLRSYYQYRNVVRDMALQHKNVLQKLNGKVTTVGYQFSLFYNTLSDILEKFILSRRYLEIVNAGSDLSHFIEDYSLNQLDFIAKKLELFNVSTFASSNQNGFVASAKDLSRLSKGMINYVKHLHSKGQLDSFDNELVNQIQSSADSVISFNHQNFDVDFDTYSSLFIQTNNAFSGTIRILQSIKLREKDIEKEVSGVNQGQIEAAINSLFSRIFDKEKKREVLGKIFFEAPEMENMIYRLAQQINNEYRDSKNPVCCVGFTEGAIVLLGKIIPLFNFPLYLVTYKISLYGSEVSGDATKEIDVNFDNYKYDGNRVLVFDDILNIGLTVTKFIEQARKKTKAIDFKVCVLFKKPNEKNIYGDADFSGSSVSDEWLVGFGLDSNFQHRNIDATGTLKESPKDN